Proteins from a single region of Starkeya sp. ORNL1:
- a CDS encoding PepSY domain-containing protein, whose translation MKRVSVAAVAFAMSCAAAFAQAPAANPDPATPATNNPDTNRPAMPAKGANSFTEAQAKSRIEAKGFTHVTNLAKDKDGVWRGKATKGGTSHDVALDYQGNVFPH comes from the coding sequence ATGAAGCGCGTTTCCGTTGCCGCGGTCGCTTTCGCTATGAGTTGCGCCGCCGCCTTCGCCCAGGCCCCAGCGGCTAACCCAGATCCCGCGACGCCCGCTACAAACAACCCGGACACCAATCGCCCGGCGATGCCGGCGAAGGGAGCCAACAGCTTCACGGAAGCTCAGGCTAAGTCCCGCATCGAAGCAAAGGGATTTACTCATGTAACTAACCTCGCCAAGGATAAAGATGGTGTCTGGCGAGGAAAAGCTACAAAGGGCGGCACCTCTCACGACGTCGCACTCGACTACCAGGGGAATGTATTCCCGCATTGA
- a CDS encoding general stress protein, with product MTTISGLFDNYDDALTATNKLQALGIDRANISIVANNTDDWYSRRTGSADTESEAGEDAAKGAGVGAVVGGAGGLLAGLGLLAIPGIGPVVAAGWLAATAAGAVAGAAAGGAVGGIVGAMTSEGVPETEANVYAEGVRRGGTLVSARVDDSRAAEARAILNANRAVDLTARERSYRESGWSRFDPDAPTYTAEEVARERSRYGSTV from the coding sequence ATGACGACTATTTCCGGACTGTTTGACAATTACGACGACGCCCTCACTGCGACGAACAAACTCCAGGCATTGGGTATCGATCGTGCAAATATCAGCATCGTGGCTAACAATACGGATGACTGGTACAGCCGCCGGACGGGGAGCGCTGACACCGAGAGCGAAGCTGGAGAGGACGCGGCCAAAGGCGCCGGTGTAGGCGCTGTCGTCGGCGGAGCCGGCGGTCTTCTCGCGGGACTGGGCCTGCTCGCCATACCGGGAATCGGTCCTGTCGTGGCGGCCGGCTGGCTTGCCGCCACCGCAGCCGGTGCGGTGGCTGGTGCGGCTGCCGGCGGCGCCGTCGGCGGCATAGTCGGCGCGATGACATCGGAAGGTGTCCCGGAGACCGAAGCCAATGTTTATGCCGAAGGTGTTCGCCGCGGTGGAACTCTCGTATCGGCCCGTGTCGATGACAGTCGGGCAGCTGAAGCGCGCGCGATCCTGAACGCCAACAGGGCGGTTGACCTAACCGCGCGCGAACGCTCCTACCGTGAATCGGGGTGGTCGCGCTTCGACCCAGACGCGCCGACCTATACGGCAGAAGAAGTAGCCCGTGAACGGAGCCGGTATGGTTCCACGGTCTAA